From the genome of Bacillus sp. V2I10:
CTGCTGTGCAGGATTCTGGGGGCCTCGCATTGGAGAAATGGTAGGCGTCACGATTCCTCTTCAGCCAATCGCTCATCAATATGTATTTTCGAATGATTTACAAGAACTAGCTGGTGAAACGGAAGAAGTATCAACGCCGATTATCCGTCATCAGGATAGTGCCATGTATTATCGCCAAGTGTTCAATGGGATAGGGATTGGTTCTTACCAACATCGACCATTGCCTGTAGAGGTCAGTGAAATTACGAAATATGGCGAAGCGAAAGAAATGCCGTCTGTAAAGCCGTTTACACCTGAAGATTTTGTAAAGCCATGGCAAGATGCCCTTGAAATCATTCCTGCCTTAAAACAAGCAGGCGTGAAAAGAGGAATAAACGGGATTTTCTCCTTTACACCTGATGGGATGCCACTACTAGGAGAATCACAAAAAGTACGTGGTTTTTGGGCGGCAGAAGCTATATGGGTAACTCATTCTGCTGGTGTTGGGAAACAAATGGCAGAATGGATTGTAAATGGAGCACCAACCCTCGATTTGGAGTTGTGTGATATTAATCGATTTGACACGTATGCACAAAGCCCTGCTTATTATAAAAAGCGCTCTATTGAAAATTATGAAAAAGTATACGATATTCATCACCCGTTCATGCCGCCGGAAACTTCGCGCGACATGCGTGTAAGTCCATATTATATGCGTCAAAAAACATTAGGCGCTTATTTTAATGAAAAATCAGGCTGGGAACAGCCGCAATGGTATGAAGCAAATGATTCTCTGGTTGCAACCTATGAAAAAAGCATCTTAAAGCGCAATGGATGGGCAGCCCAGTATTGGTCGCCAATTATCGAAGCTGAGCAGCTGCATACGCTTCAATATGCTGGACTTTATGATGTGACAGCAGCGAAAAAACGGTTGGAAATCAGTGGCGAAGGAGCAATTGAGTTTCTGCAGCACCTAACAACAAGCTCGATCGATATTCCAATCGGGCATGTGACGAGTACCTTAATGCTGCATGAATTAGCTGGGATAAAAGATGAAATAAAAGTGATTCGTACCGCAGCTTCAACATTCTTTGTTCTTTGCACAGGAGCAGTTGAAGCGAGCTGGATTAAAAAACAAGTGCCTGTATCCAGCCGGGTTGTGATCCAAGATCTAACGGCCGGAATGTGCGGTCTTGGTGTAATTGGCGGTAAGGCGAGCGAGATCATGCATTCTCTTGATCCCCAGACTTTTAATAAAAGTGAATGGGAAACTGGACAAGCCAAAGAAGGATTTATCGGAAATGTTCCAGTCCTTGCAGTTTACGATTCCTATGCCGGTACAGAAAGATGGGAGTTATTCACAACGTTCGACCAAGGATTAAAGTTATGGGATGTCCTATTAGATACAGGACGCCACTATCAGCTCATTGCTGCAGGAGACCGTGCACTTGAAAATCTTCGAATCGAATCACTCTCACTAAGGAATGGAAAAGACTTCTGGAGTGAACATGACCCTTATGAAGTGGGACTCGATCATTTGGTCGACCTTACGAAACCAACTTTCATTGGGAAACAAGCATTGCTTGGCCGCAAGGCAAAGGGACCAAACCTAGTGTTAACTCCTTTACTGCTGGATGATCCTTCAATGGTTGTGATGGGGTATGAACCAGTATTAGATGAAGATAAAGTAGCTGGTTTTGTGACAAGTGCTGGATATGCATACAGCCTGGGCAAGGGAATTGTGTATGCCTTGTTATCACCTGAAACTGTCAACAAAGGAAGCGAATTAAGTATTGAATACTTTGGGAAACGCTACACAGCGAAAAGAATGACCCAATCCACTGTGAGTGCTTATCAATAAAATCAAAACAGCCAGGAGGATTATACATGTCAACACATTATGATGTCATTGTCATCGGTTTAGGAGCGATGGGCAGTACAGCAGCCTATCAATTAGCAAAAAGAGGTCAACGTGTACTTGGACTTGAGCAGTTTGGTCCGGCACATGACCAAGGATCCAGCCACGGCGGATCACGGATCATTCGGCAATCTTATTTTGAAGATCCTGCTTATGTTCCATTATTGCTTCGTGCCTACGAATTATGGGATGAGATTAAGCGAGAAAGCGGAGAAGAGATTATGACGGTTACAGGAGGATTAATGATGGGTCCTCCAGACAGTTTAACTGTATCCGGCAGTATTAAAAGTTCGAAACAATGGAACCTTGCTTACGACGTGCTGGAGGCAATTGATATTCGCAGACGTTTCCCAGTATTTAATCCATCACCTAACACAATCGCATTATACGAAGAAAAGGCTGGATTTGTCAGACCAGAACGGAGTGTATACACCCATCTTCTTCATGCAGAAAAACATGGTGCCGACCTTCGATTCTTCGAATCTGTTCAATCGTGGGAAGCACATCCTTCTGGTGAAGGTGTCCGTGTTGTGACAAATAACGGGATATATGAAGCTGGAAAAGTGGTCATTTCGGCAGGAGCCTGGGCACCACAGATCCTGAAAGACTTAGGGGTAAGCCTACAAGTAGAGCGTCATATTCAAATGTTCTTTGAACCAACAGGAGGAATTGAGCCATTCCGTGTTGGAAAACAACCGATTTATATATGGGAAGCAGATGACAATGTTCAATTATATGGATTTCCTTCTGTAGGAATAGGCGCTGAAGGTGCAAAAGTCGCCTTTTTCCGCAAGGGCAAACCATGTACACCAGAAACCATTGACCGAAACGTGTATAGCGAAGAAGTGGACATGATGAGAGAGTATCTTGCCCAAGGCATTCCACAACTAAACGGTCGCTTTTTACAAGGAAAAACATGTATGTATACAAACACACCTGACGAACATTTTGTTATTTCTGCCCATCCCGAACATCCGCAAGTTGCAGTTGCAGCTGGATTTTCTGGACATGGATTTAAGTTTGCTAGTGTTGTAGGTGAAATATTAGCAGATTTAGTGATCGATGGAAAAACAAATCATCCCATTGATTTATTCAGCCCGCAGCGTTTTGCCTATCAATAAATTTTTGTGAATGGATAAAACACCTTATGCCAGACTATCGTTTAATGATTCCAAAGGATGAAGGAGGAGTAATAGATGGCAATGGATCAGAGTGTATTAAAAGATAAAGGGAAAGTCAGATCTACCTTAAAAGGAGAATTATATATATCCCCGGAGGTTTTTGAACTAGAAAAAAAGAATATTTTTAGGGAATCATGGCTTTTCGTTGGCTATGAATATGAGGCAGCCGAGCCAGGCCAATATATCACAACCAAGGTTGAAGGCGAAAATATTCTGATTGTTAGAGGCAAAGACCGTGTGCTGCGGGCTTTCTTAAATGTTTGCCGTCATCGTGGAGCAACACTCTGCAGTGACCCTTCGGGAAAGACAGGGATCATCCGATGTCCCTATCATTCTTGGAGTTATGGACTTGACGGCTCCTTGCTTGGAGTTCCAAAATCGAGTGAATGCCGTGAAGAGTTAATTAATAATGATACCTACGGTTTAGAAGAAGTGAACCTTCAAACATGGCACGGAATGATTTGGCTGAACTTTTCAGAAAATCCTCAGCCCGTTGAACAACAATTAGACACACAAATCATAGATCGCTTTGGTGAGCTTGAGACATTTGCCAGATATCAAATTCAAAATCTCAAAGTCGCTCACCGCAAAGAGTATGATGTGAAAGCAAACTGGAAAATCATTGTAGAAAACTTCCAGGAATGTTACCATTGCTCAGCTATTCATCCTGAATTAACTGCAGCTCTTCCTGAATTCAAATCAGGGATTGGAACGCAAAATCAACCTGGTCTAGGGGCAAGTTTCAATGAAGAGCTAGAAGCTTTCTCCATAAGTGGAAAAGGCAGCCGTCCAAAGTTAAAAGGGCTGCTTCCAGAAGATGATCGTATCTATTACGGAATGACGATTGTTCCTCATGTATTCATCAACTTAACGCCAGATCATGTGATCACTCACCGGATCATTCCGATTAGTCCGGAAAGATCGATTGTTATTTGTGATTGGCTATTTGATCCGGAAGAAATGGCCAAACCAGATTTTGATCCAATGGATGCAGTTGAACTATTTCATCGCGTGAATGAGCAGGATTTCGAAGCTTGTCAATGGTGTCAAGAAAACATGGGATCAAAAGCATACAAAGATGGTGGAATCTTAGTTCCAATTGAACACCATGTTTCTCGATTTTACAATTACGTTTTAGAGTCAATCGGTAAGAAAGCCGAATAACAGATACTTATCAAATGGTGATTTAATAAGAAAGGCACCTGTTGAAAAAAACAGGTGCCTTTTGTTAAATGGATGAATGGTTGAATTAGTGGCGTGCTCGTCACTTGTTTTTACTGGAATTTATAACTAATAACAACTATCAAATGGAGGGATATTTGTGAAAGAAGATACTAAAGTATACGATATAACGATCATAGGTGGCGGTCCTGTAGGATTGTTTACTGCTTTCTATGGTGGAATGCGTCAAGCGACTGTAAAAATAATTGAAAGCTTGCCACAACTTGGCGGACAACTTACGGCATTATATCCAGAAAAGTACATTTATGATGTTGCTGGATTTCCTAAGGTTCGAGCACAAGAATTAGTTAACAACTTAAAGGAACAAATGGCTATGTTTGAATCGGCAATCTGCCTTGAACAAGCTGTTGAAACGGTTGAAAAACAAGCAGATGGAGTATTTAAATTAACAACAAATAATGAAATACATTATTCAAAAACGATTGTGATTACTGCTGGAAACGGCGCTTTTCAACCTCGTAAAATTGAACTTCCTGAAGCCGTTTATTTTGAGAATAGCAACCTCCATTATTTTATTGATGACCTGAATACATTTGCCGGACAAAGAGTGCTTGTATGTGGTGGCGGAGATTCAGCAGTTGACTGGGCTCTTATGCTTGAACCGATTGCCGAAAAAGTAACACTAGTCCATAGAAGAGATAAATTCCGCGCTCATGAACATAGTGTTGAAAATCTTTATAACTCAAAAGTGGAAACACTTACTCCCTTTATTCCAAAGGAACTAAATGGTCATGAAAGAATTGAGCAAGTGGTTTTAGAAGATGTAAAAGGCAATCGCAAAGAAATTTTGGATGTTGATTCGGTTATTGTGAACTTTGGATTTGTTTCTTCATTAGGACCAATCAAAAGCTGGGGACTCGAAATTGAGAAAAATTCTATAGTCGTAAACAGCAAAATGGAAACAAATATCGAGGGCATATATGCTGCTGGAGACATTTGTACATATGAAGGGAAAGTGAAGTTAATTGCAAGTGGTTTTGGTGAAGCACCTACTGCCGTTAACAACGCTAAAGCTTATATGGATCCAAAAGCACGCCTTCAACCTCTTCATAGCACAAGTTTGTTTTGAGTAAGTGGTACCCCAAACATTTTAACGCTAAGGTAAAAAACAAAAGCTGATTTCTCCTGCATTAAGGAGAAATCAGCTTTTGTTTTTTTTGAATAGATCACTTTATAAATCTATAAACTTTGCTTTTAAATATTGAAAAATAGGATCGATTAGAAAACTAGCATATATAATAGGAAGGAATACGTCCCAAAAGGACTAGTTCTGTATTAATCAACCTCAATTGCACATGCACTTGAAGCAAAGTTTTCTCCAACAAGAAAGCCGTGTTCTTCTGTAAAATCAATTTGTGTATCTTCATCTAAATAGCGCTTTGTAAAACGATCAATTCGAATTTTGATTCCACCATATTCAATAATCGAATCATTTCGTCGTGGTTCTTCAAAAACAAGCGTAAATTTTATAGACATCCCACATCCGCCAGCTACAATGGCATCAATTCGAGGAGAGTACTCTTCTTTCAACTTCATTGTTTCCAGCTTGTTAACTGCTGATTTTGTTAGTGTGATAACCATCGAATCCCCTATGATAGAACCACTTCTTTTTCTCTCACAGCCAATTCTTCTTTTGTATAACGTAATATAGGTTGTCTTGCTGCTTGCACTTCATCTAATCGTCCAATGATCGTTGTATGCGGTGCTTCTAGTACAATATCTGAATTTTCCTCCACTTCTTTTGCAATTTGAATCATTACATCGGCAAATGCATCAAGGGTTTCTTTTGACTCAGTTTCTGTTGGCTCAATCATCAAACATTCCTCTACATTTAACGGAAAGTAGATGGTTGGTGGATGGTAACCGAAATCAAGTAGCCGTTTGGCCATATCAAGGGTTCTTACACCCAGTTTTTTCTGTCTTGAACCGGATAACACAAATTCATGCTTGCAAATTTGTGAATAAGGTGCCTCAAAATATGGTTCAAGCTTTTTGCGAAGATAGTTTGCATGGAGGACTGCACTTTCCGATACTTGTCGCAGACCTTCAGGTCCCATGGTACGAATATAGGTGTAGGCTCGAACTAGAATCCCAAAGTTTCCATAATAGCCTTTTACTCGGCCAATGGATAATGGTTGATTAAAGTCCAATACATAGTGATCCTTATCTTTTTTAATGTGTGGCACCGGCAAATATGGAATCAGCTTCCTTTTTACACCGACCGGACCTGCTCCAGGTCCACCTCCTCCATGAGGGGTTGTAAATGTTTTATGAAGATTTAAGTGCACGATATCAAAGCCCATTTTTCCCGGTGTTGTTTTCCCTAAAATGGCATTGGCATTGGCCCCATCATAGTACAGTAAACCACCTGATTCATGCACTACTTGAGAAATTTCCATAATTTCCTTTTCAAAAAGTCCAAGTGTATTTGGATTGGTCAGCATTAGGGCTGCAGTATCACTATCCATATGTTTCTTTAATTCTTCCAAATCGACTAATCCATGTTCATTAGATGGAATCGTAACCGTTTTAAAACCTGCCACTGAAGCACTGGCAGGATTGGTACCATGAGCTGTGTCTGGAACAAGTACTTTAGTTCTTGTCTCTCCTTTTTGTTCAAGGTAGTTTTTGACCATCATTAAACCGGTCCATTCTCCATGAGCTCCTGCTGAAGGCTGTAACGTCACCGCATCCATACCTGTAATTTCAGCCAAATCTTCCTGCAATTCATATAAAAGCTTGAGTGCTCCCTGCACCGTTTCGGCTGGCTGATACGGATGAATGCGGCTAAAACCTTCGAAACGAGCCACATCTTCATTAATCTTCGGGTTATACTTCATCGTACAAGAACCAAGTGGATAAAAACCATTATCAATCCCGTGGTTTTTATTG
Proteins encoded in this window:
- a CDS encoding FAD-dependent oxidoreductase is translated as MEQKKIVIIGAGVVGCSTAYYLSKMGQRNITVIEQGPLFETGGSTSHAPGLVFQLGFSKVLTTLASQTVEAFKELSYEGQPSFYSVGSLEVANTHERLEDLKRKAGVAKSWGMEAFVLSPEECAQKSSLLNTDNIYGGLYVPSDGIAKPLRAVDQMAHFAKSCGTEFYGHTEVTDIEVVDGQVKAVETSAGRFEADLIICCAGFWGPRIGEMVGVTIPLQPIAHQYVFSNDLQELAGETEEVSTPIIRHQDSAMYYRQVFNGIGIGSYQHRPLPVEVSEITKYGEAKEMPSVKPFTPEDFVKPWQDALEIIPALKQAGVKRGINGIFSFTPDGMPLLGESQKVRGFWAAEAIWVTHSAGVGKQMAEWIVNGAPTLDLELCDINRFDTYAQSPAYYKKRSIENYEKVYDIHHPFMPPETSRDMRVSPYYMRQKTLGAYFNEKSGWEQPQWYEANDSLVATYEKSILKRNGWAAQYWSPIIEAEQLHTLQYAGLYDVTAAKKRLEISGEGAIEFLQHLTTSSIDIPIGHVTSTLMLHELAGIKDEIKVIRTAASTFFVLCTGAVEASWIKKQVPVSSRVVIQDLTAGMCGLGVIGGKASEIMHSLDPQTFNKSEWETGQAKEGFIGNVPVLAVYDSYAGTERWELFTTFDQGLKLWDVLLDTGRHYQLIAAGDRALENLRIESLSLRNGKDFWSEHDPYEVGLDHLVDLTKPTFIGKQALLGRKAKGPNLVLTPLLLDDPSMVVMGYEPVLDEDKVAGFVTSAGYAYSLGKGIVYALLSPETVNKGSELSIEYFGKRYTAKRMTQSTVSAYQ
- the solA gene encoding N-methyl-L-tryptophan oxidase, which translates into the protein MSTHYDVIVIGLGAMGSTAAYQLAKRGQRVLGLEQFGPAHDQGSSHGGSRIIRQSYFEDPAYVPLLLRAYELWDEIKRESGEEIMTVTGGLMMGPPDSLTVSGSIKSSKQWNLAYDVLEAIDIRRRFPVFNPSPNTIALYEEKAGFVRPERSVYTHLLHAEKHGADLRFFESVQSWEAHPSGEGVRVVTNNGIYEAGKVVISAGAWAPQILKDLGVSLQVERHIQMFFEPTGGIEPFRVGKQPIYIWEADDNVQLYGFPSVGIGAEGAKVAFFRKGKPCTPETIDRNVYSEEVDMMREYLAQGIPQLNGRFLQGKTCMYTNTPDEHFVISAHPEHPQVAVAAGFSGHGFKFASVVGEILADLVIDGKTNHPIDLFSPQRFAYQ
- a CDS encoding aromatic ring-hydroxylating dioxygenase subunit alpha; amino-acid sequence: MAMDQSVLKDKGKVRSTLKGELYISPEVFELEKKNIFRESWLFVGYEYEAAEPGQYITTKVEGENILIVRGKDRVLRAFLNVCRHRGATLCSDPSGKTGIIRCPYHSWSYGLDGSLLGVPKSSECREELINNDTYGLEEVNLQTWHGMIWLNFSENPQPVEQQLDTQIIDRFGELETFARYQIQNLKVAHRKEYDVKANWKIIVENFQECYHCSAIHPELTAALPEFKSGIGTQNQPGLGASFNEELEAFSISGKGSRPKLKGLLPEDDRIYYGMTIVPHVFINLTPDHVITHRIIPISPERSIVICDWLFDPEEMAKPDFDPMDAVELFHRVNEQDFEACQWCQENMGSKAYKDGGILVPIEHHVSRFYNYVLESIGKKAE
- the yumC gene encoding ferredoxin--NADP reductase 2, with the protein product MKEDTKVYDITIIGGGPVGLFTAFYGGMRQATVKIIESLPQLGGQLTALYPEKYIYDVAGFPKVRAQELVNNLKEQMAMFESAICLEQAVETVEKQADGVFKLTTNNEIHYSKTIVITAGNGAFQPRKIELPEAVYFENSNLHYFIDDLNTFAGQRVLVCGGGDSAVDWALMLEPIAEKVTLVHRRDKFRAHEHSVENLYNSKVETLTPFIPKELNGHERIEQVVLEDVKGNRKEILDVDSVIVNFGFVSSLGPIKSWGLEIEKNSIVVNSKMETNIEGIYAAGDICTYEGKVKLIASGFGEAPTAVNNAKAYMDPKARLQPLHSTSLF
- a CDS encoding iron-sulfur cluster assembly accessory protein; the encoded protein is MVITLTKSAVNKLETMKLKEEYSPRIDAIVAGGCGMSIKFTLVFEEPRRNDSIIEYGGIKIRIDRFTKRYLDEDTQIDFTEEHGFLVGENFASSACAIEVD
- the gcvPB gene encoding aminomethyl-transferring glycine dehydrogenase subunit GcvPB; the encoded protein is MVEYNDIIFEISRSGRIGSSLPESDVDKIDLQDKLPKHLIRNIPAELPEVSELQLVRHYTALSNKNHGIDNGFYPLGSCTMKYNPKINEDVARFEGFSRIHPYQPAETVQGALKLLYELQEDLAEITGMDAVTLQPSAGAHGEWTGLMMVKNYLEQKGETRTKVLVPDTAHGTNPASASVAGFKTVTIPSNEHGLVDLEELKKHMDSDTAALMLTNPNTLGLFEKEIMEISQVVHESGGLLYYDGANANAILGKTTPGKMGFDIVHLNLHKTFTTPHGGGGPGAGPVGVKRKLIPYLPVPHIKKDKDHYVLDFNQPLSIGRVKGYYGNFGILVRAYTYIRTMGPEGLRQVSESAVLHANYLRKKLEPYFEAPYSQICKHEFVLSGSRQKKLGVRTLDMAKRLLDFGYHPPTIYFPLNVEECLMIEPTETESKETLDAFADVMIQIAKEVEENSDIVLEAPHTTIIGRLDEVQAARQPILRYTKEELAVREKEVVLS